A genomic segment from Alteribacillus bidgolensis encodes:
- the xseB gene encoding exodeoxyribonuclease VII small subunit, with protein sequence MTDDNLKNVSFEEAMEKLEGIVEKLEEGEVPLEQAIVMYQEGMSLSNVCHEKLQRIEKQMDRVVEEDGEVKPLLSEEDEE encoded by the coding sequence GTGACAGATGATAATTTGAAAAATGTATCGTTTGAAGAAGCTATGGAAAAATTAGAAGGCATTGTAGAAAAACTCGAAGAAGGTGAGGTTCCTTTAGAGCAGGCAATTGTTATGTATCAAGAGGGGATGAGCCTTTCTAACGTTTGTCATGAAAAACTGCAGCGTATTGAGAAACAGATGGACAGAGTAGTAGAGGAAGATGGGGAAGTAAAACCTCTCTTATCTGAGGAGGATGAAGAGTGA
- the folD gene encoding bifunctional methylenetetrahydrofolate dehydrogenase/methenyltetrahydrofolate cyclohydrolase FolD — MSATIISGKEVASSLREEIKKEVNSISITPGLAVILVGDNPASRSYVKGKEKASKEVGIYSELKELSSDISEKELLDIVDYYNEKPSIHGILVQLPLPGHISEKKVIEHISPEKDVDGFHPINIGRMMTGKDAFLPCTPYGILQMLKYKNIQTEGKHAVVVGRSNIVGKPVGQLLLNENATVTYCHSRTPDLASFTSKADILIAAAGRAEFIDAAYVKEGAVVIDVGMNRKDDGKLCGDVAFEDVKEKASFITPVPGGVGPMTITMLLYNTLQSAKKHAERV, encoded by the coding sequence ATGAGTGCAACTATTATTAGCGGAAAAGAAGTAGCTTCAAGTTTACGAGAAGAAATCAAGAAAGAAGTGAATTCTATTAGTATTACACCAGGACTAGCTGTGATTCTTGTAGGGGATAATCCTGCTTCTAGATCATATGTGAAAGGCAAGGAAAAAGCTTCAAAAGAAGTAGGCATTTATTCAGAATTAAAAGAGCTGTCTTCTGATATATCTGAAAAAGAATTGTTGGATATAGTTGATTATTATAACGAAAAGCCTTCCATACATGGCATTCTTGTACAATTACCTCTACCAGGCCATATTTCAGAAAAGAAAGTGATTGAACATATTTCACCAGAGAAAGACGTGGATGGCTTTCACCCTATAAATATAGGGCGGATGATGACAGGTAAGGATGCTTTTTTACCTTGTACACCATATGGTATATTACAAATGTTAAAATATAAAAATATCCAAACCGAAGGAAAGCATGCTGTCGTAGTTGGAAGAAGCAATATTGTCGGAAAACCTGTTGGACAGCTCCTTCTAAATGAAAATGCTACGGTTACATATTGTCATTCTAGAACCCCTGACTTAGCTTCTTTCACCTCAAAAGCTGATATCTTAATTGCAGCTGCAGGCAGAGCAGAATTTATAGACGCTGCATACGTAAAAGAAGGAGCAGTTGTCATAGATGTAGGTATGAATCGCAAAGATGACGGAAAACTTTGCGGGGATGTAGCCTTTGAAGACGTGAAAGAAAAAGCTTCGTTTATAACTCCTGTACCAGGAGGAGTAGGCCCTATGACCATTACAATGCTGCTTTATAACACTTTGCAGTCAGCAAAGAAGCATGCAGAAAGGGTTTAA
- the nusB gene encoding transcription antitermination factor NusB — MNRRLARLRAVQALYQMELTDAGWQAALNNSLEEDETADEFLTTSVKGTLDHLTEIDNKIQNHLEHWTLERVGNVDRSILRKAVHEMLYMEDIPLHVSVNEAIELAKAFGGTESGKFVNGVLSNILKQCESD, encoded by the coding sequence ATGAACCGACGTCTAGCACGATTAAGAGCTGTTCAGGCATTGTATCAAATGGAGCTCACAGATGCAGGTTGGCAAGCAGCATTAAACAACTCTCTTGAAGAAGATGAAACAGCTGATGAATTTTTAACTACATCTGTAAAGGGAACGTTAGATCATTTAACTGAAATAGATAATAAGATACAAAATCACTTAGAACACTGGACTTTGGAGAGAGTCGGAAATGTTGACCGTTCTATTCTTCGAAAAGCTGTGCATGAAATGTTGTATATGGAAGATATTCCGCTGCATGTCAGTGTTAATGAGGCAATTGAACTTGCAAAAGCTTTCGGGGGCACGGAATCTGGAAAATTTGTCAATGGCGTATTATCTAATATATTAAAACAATGTGAAAGTGATTAA
- the dxs gene encoding 1-deoxy-D-xylulose-5-phosphate synthase, translated as MDLKTIKDPAIVQACSRQELESLAQHIREFLIQKLSVTGGHLGPNLGVVELTLALHHLYQTPKDKIIWDVGHQAYVHKILTGRAGQFDSLRKYKGLCGFPKRDESEHDVWETGHSSTSLSAAMGMAVARDLKGSKDQIAAVIGDGALTGGMALEALNHIGHEQTNLTIILNDNEMSIAPNVGALHSILGRLRTTGKYQKVKDDIEFLIKKIPAFGGRLASTAERVKDSLKYLLVSGMFFEEMGFTYLGPVDGHDFDDLLSNIKYGRDTNGPVIVHVLTKKGKGYAPAENDAKGTWHGLGPYKIESGEVVKKPGPPAYSAVFSSTLQRLAHKDERIVALTAAMPGGTKLDQFGAEFPERMFDVGIAEQHATTMAGGLATQGMKPVFAVYSTFLQRGYDQLVHDVCRQNLNVFFAIDRAGLVGADGETHQGVFDIAYLRHLPNMKVLMPKDENELQHMIYTALRYDDGPIAVRYPRGNGYGVKMDEELKELEIGKWEILKDGKDATILSFGTMLPVAVEAAKTLSEQNVHVRVVNARSAKPLDADLLKELQEEGQPILTLEEAVLKGSFGSAVLEHFHDTGCHNMVIERMGIPDRYIEHGSVPELYEEIGLTAEEVINKIFTLVPRRRQRA; from the coding sequence ATGGATTTAAAAACAATAAAGGACCCGGCAATTGTACAAGCATGCAGCCGACAAGAACTTGAAAGTCTAGCTCAACATATTAGAGAGTTTCTTATTCAGAAGCTGTCGGTTACAGGCGGCCATTTAGGCCCTAATTTAGGTGTAGTAGAATTAACACTTGCTTTACATCATCTGTATCAAACACCAAAAGACAAAATCATTTGGGATGTTGGGCACCAAGCTTATGTTCATAAGATACTGACTGGACGAGCTGGTCAATTTGACAGTCTGCGTAAATATAAAGGATTGTGCGGTTTTCCAAAACGAGATGAGAGTGAACATGATGTTTGGGAAACTGGCCACAGCTCTACCTCACTTTCTGCAGCTATGGGGATGGCGGTAGCTAGAGACTTAAAAGGAAGTAAGGATCAAATAGCAGCTGTTATTGGTGACGGTGCTTTAACGGGTGGAATGGCACTTGAAGCATTAAACCATATCGGTCATGAACAAACAAATTTGACCATCATATTAAATGACAATGAAATGTCCATTGCACCAAATGTTGGAGCTCTTCACAGCATTCTTGGCCGTCTCAGAACAACAGGTAAATATCAAAAAGTTAAAGATGATATAGAATTTTTAATCAAAAAAATCCCTGCTTTTGGAGGGAGACTTGCGTCAACTGCTGAACGAGTAAAAGACAGTTTGAAATATTTACTTGTATCGGGAATGTTTTTTGAGGAAATGGGATTTACCTATCTTGGTCCTGTTGATGGTCATGATTTTGACGACCTGTTGTCTAATATTAAATATGGACGAGATACAAATGGTCCGGTAATCGTTCATGTGTTAACCAAAAAAGGAAAAGGCTATGCTCCAGCTGAAAACGATGCTAAAGGTACATGGCATGGGCTCGGGCCTTATAAAATCGAATCGGGAGAAGTAGTGAAAAAACCGGGACCTCCTGCATACAGTGCAGTATTTAGCAGTACATTACAAAGACTCGCTCATAAAGATGAGAGAATTGTAGCTTTAACAGCTGCTATGCCCGGCGGTACCAAACTGGATCAATTTGGTGCTGAGTTTCCGGAAAGAATGTTTGATGTAGGTATAGCTGAACAGCATGCCACCACTATGGCAGGCGGATTAGCTACACAAGGGATGAAACCTGTATTTGCCGTGTATTCCACGTTTTTGCAGCGAGGTTATGATCAACTTGTACATGATGTATGCAGGCAAAACTTGAATGTATTTTTTGCGATTGACAGGGCCGGCCTTGTTGGAGCGGATGGAGAAACGCATCAAGGGGTTTTTGACATTGCTTATTTACGGCACCTTCCTAACATGAAAGTGTTAATGCCAAAAGATGAGAATGAATTACAGCATATGATTTATACAGCTTTACGATATGATGACGGTCCCATTGCAGTTCGTTACCCCCGCGGTAATGGCTATGGAGTTAAAATGGATGAGGAATTAAAAGAGTTAGAAATCGGAAAATGGGAAATCCTTAAGGATGGCAAAGATGCAACAATATTATCTTTTGGTACTATGCTTCCGGTAGCTGTTGAAGCAGCTAAGACGCTTTCTGAACAAAATGTCCATGTTCGTGTCGTAAATGCCAGATCGGCTAAGCCGTTAGATGCAGATCTTTTGAAAGAACTGCAGGAAGAAGGACAGCCTATTCTTACTTTGGAAGAAGCAGTTTTAAAGGGAAGTTTTGGAAGTGCAGTTCTTGAGCACTTTCATGATACAGGCTGTCATAACATGGTAATAGAACGGATGGGCATACCAGATAGATACATTGAACATGGCAGTGTACCGGAATTATATGAGGAAATAGGATTGACTGCAGAAGAAGTTATAAATAAAATTTTTACACTTGTCCCTAGAAGACGGCAAAGGGCGTAG
- the ahrC gene encoding transcriptional regulator AhrC/ArgR, with amino-acid sequence MNKGQRHIKIRELITDLDIETQDELVDRLKKGGYNVTQATVSRDIKELHLVKVPMMDGRYKYSLPADQRFNPLQKLKRALVDSFIGVDQADNLIVMKTLPGNANAVAVLIDNLDWEEILGTICGDDTILIICRDKKQAGPIVDRFLEML; translated from the coding sequence ATGAATAAAGGGCAGCGTCATATTAAAATTAGAGAATTAATAACAGACTTGGATATAGAGACACAAGATGAATTGGTGGATCGGTTAAAAAAGGGCGGTTATAATGTAACTCAAGCAACTGTTTCTAGAGACATAAAAGAACTGCATCTGGTTAAAGTACCGATGATGGACGGAAGATATAAATACAGTTTGCCGGCAGATCAAAGATTTAATCCTTTACAAAAGTTAAAAAGAGCGCTTGTTGACAGCTTTATCGGAGTTGATCAAGCTGACAATCTCATTGTTATGAAAACCCTTCCTGGAAATGCTAATGCTGTTGCGGTATTAATCGATAATTTAGATTGGGAAGAGATATTAGGTACCATTTGCGGAGACGATACGATATTAATTATTTGCCGTGATAAAAAACAAGCTGGTCCTATTGTGGATCGGTTCCTTGAAATGCTTTAA
- a CDS encoding polyprenyl synthetase family protein — protein sequence MSITELQAFISQFKNELEKRLPAFLEKLECPDTLKEAMLYSVNAGGKRVRPLLMLAAVQSYRNVEESDYAVACAVEMVHTYSLIHDDLPSMDDDDYRRGKPTNHKVFGEAFAVLAGDALLTKAFEVISSLKELESHNKILLIRELAKSAGAEGMVGGQAADLEGEGKDLSLEQLEYIHHHKTGDLLSFSVVAGGILGEAPDNDMDYIRGFARELGLVFQIKDDILDIEGDSIEMGKAAGSDECREKSTYPRLLTLDGAKEKLITHADNAKEYLRSVSGNPLLLEDFIHYITERTK from the coding sequence GTGAGCATCACAGAACTACAAGCTTTTATTTCTCAATTTAAAAATGAACTGGAAAAAAGACTTCCGGCATTTTTGGAAAAACTGGAATGTCCAGATACCTTGAAAGAAGCGATGCTTTATTCTGTTAATGCCGGTGGAAAAAGGGTCCGTCCTTTGTTAATGCTCGCGGCTGTCCAGTCATATCGTAACGTAGAAGAATCTGATTATGCGGTAGCTTGTGCAGTCGAAATGGTTCATACGTATTCTCTTATTCATGATGACTTACCGTCTATGGATGATGATGACTATCGGCGCGGAAAACCAACAAACCATAAAGTATTTGGAGAAGCATTTGCCGTTTTGGCTGGTGATGCCCTGCTAACCAAAGCATTTGAAGTTATTAGTTCACTTAAAGAGTTAGAAAGTCATAACAAAATATTATTAATAAGAGAATTAGCCAAATCGGCAGGGGCTGAAGGAATGGTCGGTGGACAGGCTGCAGATTTAGAGGGAGAAGGAAAAGATCTTTCATTAGAGCAGCTTGAATATATTCATCACCATAAAACAGGAGATCTTTTAAGTTTTTCCGTTGTGGCAGGCGGGATATTAGGTGAAGCTCCAGACAATGATATGGATTATATCAGAGGGTTCGCCAGAGAGCTGGGCCTGGTTTTTCAAATTAAAGATGATATATTGGATATTGAAGGCGATTCAATAGAAATGGGAAAGGCAGCCGGTAGTGATGAATGCCGAGAAAAAAGCACATATCCAAGATTATTAACACTTGATGGTGCCAAAGAAAAACTCATCACTCATGCGGATAATGCAAAAGAATACTTACGTTCTGTATCAGGTAATCCACTATTACTTGAGGATTTTATACATTATATTACGGAGCGGACCAAATAA
- a CDS encoding Asp23/Gls24 family envelope stress response protein — MNEYRTIDLEEEKNELGKIEISPEVIEVIAGLAASEVEGVHSLRGNFAAGVVERLGRKNHGKGVKVELGEEGITIELSVTLRYGVSVPEVARNIQTNIQQALQTMTSITLDSINIHVLGIQFEVQDEEGEQ; from the coding sequence ATGAATGAATACCGCACGATTGATTTGGAAGAAGAAAAGAATGAGTTAGGTAAAATAGAAATATCTCCTGAAGTCATTGAAGTTATTGCCGGACTCGCTGCATCTGAAGTGGAAGGAGTCCACTCTTTAAGAGGTAACTTTGCTGCAGGAGTTGTGGAGCGGCTCGGTCGTAAAAATCATGGCAAAGGCGTAAAAGTGGAACTTGGCGAAGAAGGGATTACTATTGAATTATCTGTAACGCTGCGTTACGGGGTTTCTGTACCGGAAGTGGCGAGAAATATTCAGACTAATATTCAACAGGCGCTTCAAACTATGACTTCTATTACTTTAGATTCCATTAACATTCATGTGCTCGGTATCCAATTTGAGGTGCAAGATGAAGAGGGAGAACAATAA
- the xseA gene encoding exodeoxyribonuclease VII large subunit, whose translation MLFEQGKWTTVSQLTTHIKKTIEMESNLQQVWLRAEISNFKKHSRGHMYFTLKDEKSRISAVMFAGNNRFLTFQPENGMKVLIKGHVSVYEPFGQYQLYVKEMEPDGIGQLYIQYEKLKKQLETEGLFAPERKKSLPVFPREIAIITSPTGAAIRDMITTLKRRFPLIRITLFPVLVQGENAPVSISSAMEKAELMGGFDLIIFGRGGGSIEELWAFNEEAVARKIASLSIPTISAVGHETDFTIADFTADLRAATPTAAAEMAVPVLKELEKQHNQLKTRLQKALKDQVKRENEKLERIKRSYAFRYPTHLIKQKEQELDRLLERLNKALFDKKELRREQLLTFKKRLERQHPYRLLEGERSKLNHMDEKTFKAMERYLTGKYERFKHTLQKLNILNPLEVMQRGYNVTYNQKGQLVKSIKQIEPGEEISMHIQDGTVHAKAESVSKDSLWFGNKSDKGDGVRDR comes from the coding sequence ATGCTGTTTGAGCAAGGGAAATGGACCACGGTTTCACAGCTTACTACACATATTAAAAAGACAATAGAGATGGAGTCTAATCTTCAGCAAGTATGGTTAAGAGCTGAGATTTCAAATTTTAAAAAGCACAGTCGCGGTCATATGTATTTTACCTTAAAGGATGAAAAATCAAGAATTTCAGCTGTCATGTTTGCTGGTAATAACCGCTTTTTAACCTTTCAGCCCGAAAATGGAATGAAAGTTTTAATAAAGGGTCATGTTTCTGTGTATGAGCCATTCGGGCAGTATCAGCTGTATGTGAAAGAGATGGAACCAGACGGTATTGGCCAATTGTACATTCAATATGAAAAATTAAAAAAACAATTAGAAACTGAAGGCCTTTTTGCACCAGAGCGTAAAAAGTCATTGCCTGTATTTCCGCGCGAAATAGCTATCATTACTTCTCCAACTGGTGCAGCAATCAGAGATATGATTACAACGCTGAAAAGACGGTTTCCCTTAATTAGAATTACACTGTTTCCTGTCCTCGTTCAGGGCGAAAACGCTCCTGTATCGATTTCTTCTGCAATGGAAAAAGCCGAATTAATGGGTGGATTTGATCTAATTATTTTCGGCAGAGGCGGAGGTTCCATTGAAGAATTGTGGGCATTTAATGAAGAAGCCGTGGCAAGAAAAATTGCATCTCTGTCTATTCCGACTATTTCTGCAGTAGGGCATGAAACAGATTTCACTATTGCCGATTTTACAGCTGACTTAAGAGCAGCAACACCAACAGCAGCAGCTGAAATGGCTGTCCCGGTACTTAAAGAACTTGAAAAACAGCATAACCAGTTGAAAACACGTCTTCAAAAAGCGTTGAAAGACCAAGTTAAAAGAGAAAATGAAAAGCTTGAGCGAATAAAGCGATCGTATGCCTTTAGGTATCCAACCCATTTAATAAAGCAAAAAGAACAAGAATTAGATCGTTTATTAGAAAGGTTAAATAAAGCACTATTTGACAAAAAAGAGCTTCGTAGAGAGCAGCTTCTTACGTTTAAAAAGCGCCTTGAACGACAGCATCCTTATCGGCTGTTAGAAGGTGAAAGATCGAAACTGAATCATATGGATGAAAAGACCTTTAAAGCAATGGAACGTTATTTAACAGGGAAATATGAACGTTTCAAACATACGCTGCAAAAGCTTAATATTCTTAACCCTCTCGAAGTGATGCAAAGAGGATATAACGTCACCTATAATCAGAAGGGGCAGTTGGTGAAGTCCATCAAACAAATTGAACCAGGTGAAGAGATTTCCATGCATATTCAAGATGGAACTGTTCACGCCAAGGCTGAATCTGTTTCAAAGGATTCACTATGGTTTGGTAATAAGTCGGATAAGGGAGATGGAGTACGTGACAGATGA
- a CDS encoding SpoIIIAH-like family protein, translating into MVLKKQTVWLMTMLSLTIVLAVYYITSPSEVAENDPEADETSEMTAATEDEDWVEWLSEEDMETAIEETEPPTEGGETGAEEEEEVPAEEAEIHNENQEANTQGNLFSELRLERDESRSRLREEYTEAIASEDYSAAEKSEVFDKREQLQEKQQNESMLESLIQSEGYEDAVVISEEDRTRIIVQAEELTREDAVMLNRLAAEHLDVSDVVIGHQATAAGQ; encoded by the coding sequence ATGGTATTAAAAAAACAAACCGTATGGTTAATGACGATGCTTAGTTTAACAATTGTTCTAGCCGTTTATTATATTACGTCGCCAAGCGAGGTCGCAGAGAACGACCCAGAAGCGGATGAAACGAGTGAAATGACTGCTGCAACAGAAGATGAAGATTGGGTAGAGTGGCTTTCAGAAGAGGATATGGAAACGGCAATTGAAGAAACAGAACCTCCAACAGAAGGGGGAGAAACTGGAGCTGAAGAGGAAGAAGAAGTTCCAGCGGAGGAAGCAGAAATACACAATGAAAACCAGGAAGCAAACACACAAGGGAACTTATTTAGTGAGCTGCGCTTAGAAAGGGATGAATCAAGAAGCAGATTACGAGAAGAATATACGGAGGCGATTGCGTCTGAAGATTATTCTGCTGCAGAGAAAAGCGAAGTCTTTGATAAGAGAGAACAATTGCAAGAGAAACAGCAGAATGAAAGTATGCTTGAAAGCTTAATTCAATCAGAAGGATATGAAGATGCCGTTGTCATTTCAGAAGAAGATAGAACTAGAATTATTGTCCAGGCAGAAGAGTTAACACGAGAAGATGCAGTGATGCTAAATCGGCTTGCTGCCGAACACTTAGATGTGTCTGATGTGGTCATTGGACACCAGGCAACAGCAGCAGGACAGTAA
- the recN gene encoding DNA repair protein RecN, translating into MLEELSIKNFAIIEELTVPFGEGLTVLTGETGAGKSIIIDAIGLLIGGRSSVEYVRHGEKRAEIEGLFRINTSHPSRKKLEDAGIEVEEDMVVLRRDITDQGKSVCRINGKLVTLAILRETGQSLVDIHGQHEHQELMQPEKHITMLDRFAGKKLYETLQDYKSRYQTFTKLQSELEKWKENDQETANRLDFIQYQLNEIEAASLVPGEDEELVKERHILSNSEKLFSQLNNTYESLYGEGKALDWAGLAMSHSEDAAAIDSDMEKVNESIHTAYYMLEEAAFSLRNHVDSLLFDPERLNEIEARLEEIKKLKRKYGNSVMEILEFSSKIEEEMEHLTNKDEKIQECQEQLKIAALDLKAEADTLTDLRYQAGKELSDKVKTELKELYMDKAEMEVNVKKLKKGKQYEWENGRTIFNDNGKDKVEFLMATNAGEPLKPLAKVASGGEISRIMLAMKTILSGFQHVTSLIFDEVDTGVSGRVAQAIAQKIYHVSVGSQVLCITHLPQVAAMADNHLFIEKREKENRVITTVKPIDGMKKADEIARMISGVEITELTRKNANELLAMAEKIKTKS; encoded by the coding sequence ATGCTCGAAGAACTTTCAATAAAAAATTTCGCTATTATTGAAGAATTAACCGTTCCATTCGGTGAAGGACTGACAGTATTAACTGGAGAAACAGGTGCCGGTAAATCAATTATTATCGATGCTATTGGCTTATTAATTGGAGGGCGCAGTTCAGTAGAATATGTACGTCACGGGGAAAAACGTGCAGAAATAGAAGGATTGTTTCGAATTAATACTTCACATCCTTCAAGAAAGAAGCTTGAGGATGCCGGCATTGAAGTAGAAGAAGATATGGTGGTATTAAGAAGAGATATTACAGATCAAGGAAAAAGCGTTTGCCGTATAAATGGAAAATTAGTAACACTAGCTATACTGCGGGAAACAGGACAATCTTTAGTCGATATACATGGTCAACATGAACATCAGGAATTAATGCAGCCAGAAAAACATATTACAATGCTTGATCGTTTCGCAGGAAAAAAACTGTATGAAACACTTCAGGATTACAAATCGCGGTATCAAACCTTTACAAAACTTCAATCAGAATTAGAAAAATGGAAAGAAAACGATCAAGAAACGGCAAACCGCCTTGATTTTATCCAATACCAATTAAATGAGATAGAAGCAGCAAGTTTAGTCCCTGGAGAAGATGAAGAATTAGTGAAAGAAAGACATATTTTATCGAATAGTGAAAAATTATTCAGTCAGCTGAATAACACCTATGAAAGCCTCTATGGTGAAGGAAAAGCATTAGACTGGGCAGGGCTGGCTATGTCACATTCTGAAGATGCTGCAGCTATTGATAGTGACATGGAGAAAGTTAATGAATCCATTCATACAGCTTATTATATGCTTGAAGAAGCAGCTTTCTCATTAAGAAACCATGTAGACTCTTTATTATTTGATCCTGAACGTTTAAATGAAATTGAAGCAAGGTTAGAGGAAATTAAAAAGTTAAAACGAAAATACGGCAATTCTGTCATGGAAATACTTGAATTTTCCTCAAAAATTGAAGAAGAAATGGAGCACCTTACCAATAAGGACGAAAAAATTCAGGAATGTCAAGAACAGCTAAAAATAGCAGCTCTAGATTTAAAAGCAGAAGCTGATACGTTAACGGATTTGCGGTATCAAGCTGGAAAAGAGCTATCGGACAAAGTGAAAACGGAACTTAAAGAGCTGTATATGGATAAAGCTGAGATGGAAGTAAACGTAAAAAAATTAAAAAAAGGAAAGCAGTACGAATGGGAGAATGGACGAACCATTTTTAATGACAATGGAAAAGATAAAGTTGAATTTTTAATGGCCACCAATGCCGGCGAACCTTTAAAGCCACTTGCCAAAGTCGCCTCTGGCGGAGAAATATCAAGAATTATGCTTGCCATGAAAACGATTTTGTCAGGTTTCCAGCACGTTACCTCCCTAATATTTGATGAAGTGGACACCGGAGTAAGCGGACGTGTGGCCCAAGCCATCGCACAAAAAATATACCACGTTTCGGTTGGTTCTCAAGTATTATGCATTACCCATCTTCCGCAAGTAGCTGCGATGGCTGATAACCATTTATTCATCGAAAAAAGAGAGAAGGAAAACCGGGTAATAACTACTGTAAAACCAATAGATGGAATGAAGAAAGCGGATGAAATTGCCAGAATGATATCAGGGGTAGAAATAACGGAATTGACACGAAAAAATGCAAATGAATTATTGGCTATGGCCGAGAAGATTAAAACCAAATCATGA
- a CDS encoding TlyA family RNA methyltransferase, which translates to MKKERIDILLVEQGFFDSREKAKRSIMAGLVLADNERIDKPGTKIDRSTSIRIKGEAIPYVSRGGFKLEKALNVFPLNLQNKIVLDIGASTGGFTDCALQNGAKMVYAVDVGYNQLSWKLRNHDKVEVMERFNFRYAAPEHFKDKPEAAVADVSFISLKLLLPPLKNILTKDSQVCLLIKPQFEAGRDKVGKKGIVRDPNVHRQVIYDILSFATSTGFTPVDMDFSPITGGDGNIEFLLFMQWHPLPQNENLITEKNVSSVVEKAHSHFHAVQRGE; encoded by the coding sequence ATGAAAAAAGAACGAATAGATATATTATTAGTCGAACAAGGTTTTTTTGATTCACGAGAAAAAGCAAAGCGCTCGATTATGGCAGGTTTAGTATTAGCTGACAATGAACGTATTGACAAACCCGGCACTAAAATTGACAGATCTACCTCTATTCGTATAAAAGGAGAAGCAATCCCTTACGTCAGCCGCGGGGGATTTAAACTTGAAAAAGCGTTAAATGTATTCCCGTTAAACCTGCAAAACAAAATTGTGCTGGATATAGGAGCTTCTACTGGAGGCTTTACGGATTGTGCTTTGCAAAATGGGGCTAAAATGGTTTACGCTGTGGATGTTGGATACAATCAGTTATCGTGGAAACTGCGTAATCACGATAAAGTTGAAGTAATGGAACGCTTTAATTTTCGATATGCAGCACCCGAACATTTTAAAGATAAACCTGAGGCAGCGGTAGCTGATGTATCTTTTATATCTTTAAAACTTCTTTTGCCTCCATTAAAAAATATATTAACGAAGGATAGTCAAGTATGTTTGTTAATAAAGCCTCAATTTGAAGCAGGACGTGACAAAGTTGGAAAAAAAGGTATTGTTCGTGATCCAAACGTCCATCGTCAAGTTATTTATGATATTCTTTCGTTTGCAACATCCACAGGGTTTACTCCGGTAGATATGGATTTTTCTCCAATAACTGGAGGAGACGGTAATATCGAATTTTTATTGTTTATGCAATGGCACCCTTTGCCTCAAAATGAAAATTTAATTACGGAAAAGAATGTATCTTCTGTTGTTGAAAAAGCCCACTCCCACTTTCATGCCGTTCAACGGGGTGAGTAA
- the spoIIIAG gene encoding stage III sporulation protein AG, with translation MAEHNDKQNVKERFKKWFDKEEKTTSKKPVPIYLVIILIFGIILMVIGTLGKEKEEEPSDQQWVQDKQEQEESLEVNSKTSEKSDMSDAERAIQTRLGEMLEKISGVSEVTVMVNLQGTEEKVYEKDTTIRQQITSEEDREGGKRDLEDGTKEEQVVIIRQGEQEEPLLIHTKKPEARGVLVVAEGVEDIKVKEWVVEAVTKVMDIPPHKVSILPRNREEGE, from the coding sequence GTGGCTGAACACAACGATAAACAAAACGTAAAAGAGCGTTTTAAAAAATGGTTCGATAAAGAAGAGAAAACAACTTCGAAAAAACCGGTTCCCATTTACCTCGTCATCATCTTAATATTTGGGATTATTTTAATGGTTATAGGGACTTTGGGTAAAGAAAAAGAGGAAGAACCTTCTGATCAACAATGGGTTCAAGATAAACAAGAACAAGAAGAATCTTTAGAAGTGAATTCTAAAACGTCCGAAAAATCCGATATGTCTGATGCAGAAAGAGCTATTCAAACCAGATTAGGTGAAATGCTTGAAAAAATTTCAGGAGTTTCAGAGGTAACCGTAATGGTGAATTTACAAGGAACTGAAGAAAAAGTGTATGAAAAAGATACTACGATACGTCAACAAATTACTTCAGAAGAAGATCGTGAGGGTGGAAAAAGAGATTTAGAAGACGGAACGAAAGAGGAACAAGTTGTGATTATAAGACAAGGTGAACAGGAAGAACCACTTCTTATTCATACAAAAAAACCAGAGGCAAGGGGGGTGCTTGTCGTTGCTGAAGGGGTGGAAGACATAAAAGTAAAGGAATGGGTGGTTGAAGCGGTAACAAAAGTAATGGATATTCCACCGCATAAAGTATCTATATTGCCAAGGAACAGGGAGGAAGGAGAATAA